The Populus trichocarpa isolate Nisqually-1 chromosome 11, P.trichocarpa_v4.1, whole genome shotgun sequence genome has a segment encoding these proteins:
- the LOC127904000 gene encoding disease resistance protein RPV1-like — protein MEMIPNFDVQKVLQISYDFLDGDYPKNLFLDIACFFNGMDVDDAVRILDGLDKGARFGIDNLIDRCLVEINSDRRLWMHQLVRDMGREIARQESPKCQRIWHHGDAFTVLKGTTDAEKLRGLTIDMHALMEDHYAEVVCTDSMVCRKRRRLNFIQQWLSDFSDGGKLQTGQTSLFPILSTDAFRKMPDIKFLQLNYTKFHGSFEHFPKNLIWLCWHGLSWSSIPNHICLEKLVVLDLSRSCLVDAWKGKPFLPKLKILDLRHSRDLIRTPDFSGLPALEKLILEDCIRLVQIHESIGDLQRLLILNLRNCTSLMELPEEMSRLNSLQELVLDGCSNLNSLNMELEHHQGRKLLQSDGIVASTSFISSLSLKLFFPSRFSTRKMLRFTSFSLPRFLESLDLSGTSIRFLPESIKDLGLLRHLYLKNCKMLQGLPVLPSYLDSLDMSFCYSLQRPANPDHLVKFQDRIKQELIQKFESRVFRIMETVSAQIQISRFQIIFMDGIFNVVVFVFDEDEMLRRFDEEEEEDKWLIENEFVENFSFKISSSPLAHRICGFNLFLSCVTSAYRGFSYVYIEIRNNTSGQSLRRQVHVFDMRFEDEVRAIQSLSHWKLGGDDPTFDSGDDVTISMVVTSAIQIRTVGVQWLHEEEGKDDDIQSKDEVINAHNSSDDDDDAAHIPKVEIASRIFRNYYCGYHGKYSARNFTYWNFAKKGVLFQP, from the exons ATGGAAATGATTCCTAATTTTGATGTTCAAAAGGTTCTTCAAATAAGTTACGACTTTCTTGATGGTGATTATCCGAAGAACTTATTCCTTGATATCGCATGTTTCttcaatggaatggatgtggaTGATGCAGTTAGGATACTGGATGGGCTCGATAAAGGTGCAAGATTTGGGATTGACAATCTCATCGATAGATGTCTTGTTGAAATCAACAGTGATCGAAGGTTGTGGATGCATCAACTAGTAAGAGATATGGGTAGGGAAATTGCTCGTCAAGAATCACCcaaatgtcaaagaatatgGCATCATGGGGATGCTTTTACAGTTTTGAAAGGAACTACT GATGCTGAAAAATTGCGTGGCCTTACCATtgatatgcatgcattaatGGAAGATCATTATGCAGAAGTTGTCTGTACTGATTCAATGGTTTGTCGCAAGCGCCGCAGGCTTAACTTCATTCAACAATGGCTTTCCGATTTTTCCGATGGGGGGAAATTACAAACTGGCCAAACAAGTTTGTTTCCCATCCTCAGCACGGATGCTTTTAGAAAGATGCCAGATATAAAATTTCTCCAACTAAACTACACTAAATTTCATGGAAGTTTTGAGCACTTTCCcaagaatttgatatggttATGTTGGCATGGATTGTCTTGGAGCTCCATACCAAATCACATATGCTTGGAGAAGCTGGTGGTTCTTGATCTATCCAGAAGCTGTCTAGTTGATGCTTGGAAGGGCAAACCG tttcttccaaaattgaaaattcttgatCTCCGTCACTCTCGTGATCTCATTAGAACCCCAGACTTCTCGGGTCTCCCAGCCCTTGAAAAGCTAATACTTGAAGACTGCATCCGTTTGGTTCAAATTCACGAATCTATTGGTGATTTACAAAGATTGTTGATCTTAAATCTAAGAAATTGTACAAGTCTTATGGAGCTTCCAGAAGAAATGAGTAGATTGAATTCACTTCAAGAGCTGGTTTTAGATGGTTGCTCAAATCTTAACAGCCTGAATATGGAGCTAGAGCATCATCAGGGACGCAAGTTGCTTCAAAGTGATGGAATTGTTGCAAGTACATCATTCATTTCATCTCTTTCATTGAAGCTATTCTTTCCCTCTAGGTTTTCAACGAGAAAAATGTTGAGATTTACCTCGTTTTCACTGCCACGCTTCTTGGAGAGTCTAGATTTAAGTGGAACTTCAATTCGTTTTCTTCCGGAAAGCATCAAGGATCTTGGTCTACTCAGACACCTATActtaaaaaattgcaaaatgctTCAGGGACTCCCAGTGCTTCCATCCTATTTAGATTCGTTAGATATGTCCTTTTGCTATTCACTGCAAAGACCTGCAAATCCAGATCACTTAGTCAAGTTCCAAGATCGGATAAAGCAAGAATTAATCCAAAAGTTTGAGTCTCGCGTGTTCAGAATAATGGAAACTGTTAGTGCTCAAATACAGATATCGAGATTTCAG ATAATATTTATGGATGGCATATTCAACGTTGTCGTATTTGTATTTGATGAAGATGAGATGTTAAGGAGGTTTgatgaggaggaagaagaggataAATGGCTAATTGAGAATGAGTTTGTAGAgaacttttcattcaaaatatcctCATCACCTCTTGCGCACCGGATATGTGGCTTTAATCTGTTCTTAAGTTGTGTGACGTCAGCATACCGTGGCTTTAGTTATGTTTATATTGAAATCAGAAACAATACCAGTGGCCAGTCCTTGCGTCGTCAAGTCCATGTCTTTGATATGCGTTTCGAGGATGAGGTTCGTGCAATCCAATCGCTAAGCCACTGGAAATTAGGGGGCGATGATCCTACATTTGATAGTGGTGATGACGTGACAATTTCAATGGTTGTCACGTCAGCTATTCAAATAAGGACCGTTGGTGTACAATGGTTGCATGAAGAGGAAGGAAAGGATGATGATATCCAATCAAAGGATGAAGTTATCAATGCCCACAACAGtagcgatgatgatgatgatgcagcaCACATACCCAAAGTAGAAATAGCTTCtcgtatttttagaaattattattgtggTTACCATGGTAAATACAGTGCTCGCAATTTCACTTATTGGAATTTTGCAAAGAAGGGTGTATTATTTCAACCGTAA
- the LOC112323408 gene encoding TMV resistance protein N → MAAGKYQESYSSRFSYCKYQVFLSFRGEDTRKNFTDHLYKALVDAGIHAFRDDDEIRRGKNIELELQKAIQQSKIAIIVFSKNYAWSRWCLDELVMIMERRRTTGSIVFPVFYDVDPSQVGRQTGSFAAAFVEHEKSFNEEMERVNGWRIALKEVADLAGMVLGDR, encoded by the coding sequence ATGGCTGCTGGGAAATATCAAGAATCCTACTCTTCACGGTTTTCTTATTGTAAATATCaagtgttcttgagttttagaggtGAAGACACCCGCAAGAACTTTACCGATCACCTCTACAAGGCCCTGGTTGATGCAGGGATTCACGCAtttagagatgatgatgaaattcggAGAGGAAAGAATATAGAGCTGGAGCTCCAGAAGGCAATACAGCAATCAAAAATAGCGATAATCGTGTTCTCCAAAAACTATGCTTGGTCGAGATGGTGCCTCGATGAACTCGTAATGATCATGGAACGTAGGAGGACTACCGGCTCCATAGTTTTCCCAGTTTTCTATGATGTGGATCCATCCCAAGTCGGACGTCAAACAGGGAGCTTCGCTGCAGCATTTGTGGAACATGAAAAGAGCTTCAACGAGGAGATGGAGCGGGTGAATGGGTGGAGAATTGCTTTGAAGGAAGTGGCTGATTTAGCTGGAATGGTTTTAGGAGACAGGTAA